From a region of the Gossypium raimondii mitochondrion, complete genome genome:
- the rpl10 gene encoding ribosomal protein L10 produces the protein MPFGRSLLQKESLYRVSGEERSPEILILFHSSGSTSNQWRKLKNPWFPGRTPFRPSCCGTGKKKRFFAQLAHSAGPTCILYLAEEASDRLEFLPSWDSMDQDLLSLYGQYRSTLVDHMDVKKASDFDEFETSLFHFYLPSSYLCFVCSREEFDLFNLGIPPK, from the coding sequence ATGCCATTCGGCAGAAGTCTTCTACAGAAGGAAAGCCTGTATCGAGTAAGTGGAGAGGAAAGATCCCCAGAGATTCTTATCTTATTCCATTCCAGTGGCTCGACCAGTAACCAATGGCGAAAACTAAAAAATCCATGGTTTCCCGGTAGAACCCCATTTCGCCCAAGTTGTTGCGGAACCGGAAAAAAGAAGCGGTTTTTCGCACAGCTTGCTCATAGTGCAGGTCCCACTTGTATATTGTATTTGGCCGAAGAAGCATCGGACAGGTTGGAGTTCTTACCTTCTTGGGACTCCATGGACCAAGATCTGCTTTCATTATATGGGCAATACCGATCTACTTTAGTAGATCATATGGATGTAAAAAAAGCTTCTGATTTTGATGAATTCGAAACATCTCTTTTCCATTTCTATTTACCTAGTTCATATCTTTGTTTCGTGTGTTCCCGGGAGGAATTCGATCTCTTCAATCTCGGGATACCACCTAAATAA